Part of the Brassica napus cultivar Da-Ae unplaced genomic scaffold, Da-Ae ScsIHWf_2831;HRSCAF=3611, whole genome shotgun sequence genome, accttttaattctagtacctaatataataaatttatattgtaaaactgatataaagtataatatatataattcttttcatatatgtatatatatgcatataacatatcgaattagatatatgttcctaaaaatattggtattagtgatttgcttcttttttggacattgtattttagtatttgatttttttcgtaaagtttcaaatatcaagattttttggttcaaatcaaaacggataacaaatcgaatcaaaatttatgaatattttgctcaattttatctgtaaacaataaaaataatatatatatagtttggcttttgattcgttatctatttttattcgaaccgaaaaatccagagttttattagaactatgtatgtgagttttatataaaaaaaaatcacaaagtacatagtgtgaacacatttatgactatagtgtgaacgcgttaacatatttattatcaaatcattgtgaggctgccacgtgtctattataatgtgaatgcatttattacaatgcttctcttttaatatataagggatttaaaTTTCCAGTGTGAACTTTAATTGTATCCACATCAAACTTTCTTCAAGCCACCACACAAATCATTAGCCTCCAATCTTCAACGAAATTCAGCACACATCTTATATCTCCGTAGTTATCAACAAGATTCATCACCTAACTCTTGTTACACTATTATAATTTATTCACTTAACCTTAATATCACCATTAGAACATAACCTAATCCTTACAACAACATTAAGAATTATCTAATTAATCTTTGTATCACATTAGGGAAATAATTTCTACGCAAGTCTCTTGCACCTCAATCGTAAGGTTATCTTGAGAATGTTCCTCccaaattttaaactttttgttgTTCTCTATcacatatctcttcttctcaccGATGATTTGATTGTCATCCttgaactttttatatattgtcATCATCTTAACTTTTAATACcaattattagattttttaaaagtttatattcAACTATTTCGCGAACGGTTAGTATggtatttttcactttaaactTAAGAGGTAAATTCAAATGAATTTGGTTTTGAATTCTTTCTTAAAAGATCGTGTACTAATCATAATTTGGTTTTggatatctttatatataaaaaaatgtttggttctctcCTGTGCTGCCACCTAGGATCCAGGTCAGAAAGTCATTCAACCTGCTGCAGACACGTGGATCtcttaaaaaaatacaatcgAAGAGTTTAGTTAGTCGGTAAGTGTATGGGCCTTTGACATCATGTTTAAAGGTGGCCCAGAAAAATCTATATCAACAACGTCCAAATTTGTCTAACTAATCCACCGACTGTTTCCTACTATATATTTACGTGAAGACATCCTTAACATCAaagattctctttttttttctttttttttctttttgcagttttggtttCTTCAATCATATGCGACAGATTCTCAACCTGGAGATAGTGGTTTCAACGTTTAAAGCAAAAACAATAGTTCTTCGGCGGCGTAATTTTAGGTTTTAGTTTTTCCAGATTTCAGTTTAAAATTACCTCAGTGGAAACCTGTTCTTCATATATTATGAATCTTCAATCgtgtttttaatgttttctgattttatatattatcctTATGTCATTGTGTTCTGAGAAGACCTAAGAGCGTAAACAAATTTTTCATATCGATTCTTCTTATGCCAGATTAAATATACAACGACCTTTTGAATTCTCCATCGCCAATCAAGAATCGTTTCTCAATAATGAACTAAAACTTTATTTCGTTGCAAGTTTAACAGTCAGTTAATAACTACACGAAGGGATGAGGGAAATAAAAAGTAGTGGATCTCAAGGATTTATGATGGTAAGAATGGTCAATTGACTAACTAAAGAGGCTTTATTAAGCTCATATCATATGTAGTGTATGATTTTTCGTCACCATGATGgtagtatttaaaaatattcaactaTTTCCACAAGTCAACCATCATCGATTTTCTGGAATATAGAGTGTCATTTCCGGGCTTGCATAGCTTAAGCAACTCTATTTCAAGCAATGATCAGGCAAGCGATGTGTTATCTGGATGTTATCTGCacataattttttcttatttattcatGTATTGATTAGTACACTCTATTGTGGAAGCTAAAAAGGGATTTGAGCTTTGGTAAGCAGGACAATTGATGCTCACCTCTGTTTCTACAAATAGGCACGACGCAtctttctgtaaaaaaaaatttaagaagcACACCCAACACAAAAACTTCCACTAAATTGAGCCAATGATTTTGGCTTTACAAGGAACTCCTTCTCTCTCGGCGAACTCATCTACCAcatcaaatggagccttctatCTTATGATACAAACTCTTTTGTATCATGAGTTTCTGTCTATGTATTTGGTCCTTTCTTAACTGAGCGATAGCATACTAAATGTGTTTGATTGAAGTCTTATTGCAggagttggcagaagaacaCCAAAAGGATGTGAAAATCATAAGATGGTGTCACGTAACGAAAGGATGCaacaataccaaagcaaattGATCGAATATGAACACAAGTGGTTCTCCAACTGGCATGAAAATACCTTTTGTACTGAGACTTAAATTgcatgttaattttgaactcaagtggttttccaaataaaattaaaaattttatgttaatttaaccTCCGAGTTAATACTTACAGTACTAAAAACATtccaaaaaagttcaaaatcgTCTACCTATCATACCACCActaaaaactcactattaaTTTTGCACGGCCACATACGAAAACCAAAAAGAATTGTCGTCGTATTAACCCAAACAACATTTAAAAGACAGAATATAAGGACCAGTTCACGGACTCAAGCTTCCTATTTTAAAAGGGCCAAACACTAAAATTGAGatataaaaagtaaattatttatatgttaatatgtAATAAATCACTGACATTAACTAAATGTgatcttttaaataatttaataaaaaaaatttaactgagAATGATATAATAACTCAATCATGGTAATATCCTAGAATCAAAAAGTCaaacaaaacttatttataaattaactgaccaataacttaaattaataaaataatatatctcatacGCACAAATGAACCTAAACacacaaattacaaaattatataaaaaataataacatagatCACAAATAAAGTaaatcccgcccgtagggcgggccgacctagtcttattatatattagaaattatTTGTCTAAACTTCCAATGTGTGATTTTGATTACAttcacaatatatttttattgtaattttagttataattagctcactatagaaaaaaaaaagtaaaaacaaatttgattgTCTTCTAATAATATTAGGTTGATTGTTTGTAGTTTTTAaaatggtttttggtttttgtttctgaaaaacTACTTTATTTGCCAATCAAAATTTTGCTAAAAATGATTTCCTAAAAActagggaaactagtttttcaaATAACTACCTAATTCTACACAAAAGCCAAAATctgtatttttttagttttcagcCAGTTTTCTacgaagatttttttttttatgcatttttatttatcattttcttttaattggtcttttttatttatttttttgtaactggtctttcttttcatatttggCTCATTCCCACTATCATCCGTTTTTCACCATCACATCACAATACATTTTTTGtcctttattaatataaaatgggTAAGTGATTATACATACAACTTTcgagtatttatatatattttacgatagttttattttgtatttatatattttttaaataagtttttaaaataaatttatgtgtattttaatgacagtgttttatattttattattttcagaataaatattttactatccataatatttttattttattaatttaaaaaataaaaacttaaactaaaatctaaaacaaccatttatgtttttcaaaaaaccaaaatctactgcaaaatcaaaaaccaaaaatcaaaatctaaaatctaaaaaccaaaaaccaaaatccaaaaaccaaaaactagaatctaAAAACTAGGAAAACAATCATCACCAATATCTGTCAAAATTAACAAAACCATGATTTCAAAGTTAGAAATAGCTATTCGCGTACTTGCAGAATAGGAAAAATAGCTTAAGACAATAAGAAATTTAGTCTTGAAATTTTGATCAGCACAAACCCAatgtcaaattaaaaaaaatcatcacaAACTCTTTAATTTCAGTTTGTGAAGTTGGTACTTTGGTTTGAATATAATCTAGTAAACGACAAAAAATAAGTGTTGAAATTCTGTGATTCCATTCAAataattctctctctctctgtcacacacacacacacactataAACCCACCAAATATCTCCACTCTTTATCTCTCTTATTCATAACCTGCAATTTGCTACCATCAAAAAATATTCCATCTTTCTCTTTAAAAAACCTTTGAAGACATAAGATTTCATTCACTTTcttctatttttcaagaaagacGTCATTTTGAACCAAaggaaccaaacaaaaaaagatgCAGGACCTGACGTCAGCTGCAGCGTATTACCACCACCAATCGATGCTAATGATGGCGGctaagcagcagcagcagccggAGTTACCGGAGCAACAGCAGCTAAAGTGCCCTCGCTGCGACTCACCCAACACCAAATTCTGTTACTACAACAACTACAACCTGTCTCAGCCACGTCATTATTGCAAAAACTGTCGTCGTTACTGGACCAAAGGCGGTTCCCTCCGCAACATCCCCGTCGGCGGCGGATCTCGTAAGAACACTAAACGgtccacttcttcttcttctccgtcgAGCAGCAATCTGAAGGACAAAACCGTCGCTGTTCCCGACCAGAAACCTAACTCTGAGGAGGAGTCCCAAACGAA contains:
- the LOC106454998 gene encoding dof zinc finger protein DOF1.7-like, with protein sequence MQDLTSAAAYYHHQSMLMMAAKQQQQPELPEQQQLKCPRCDSPNTKFCYYNNYNLSQPRHYCKNCRRYWTKGGSLRNIPVGGGSRKNTKRSTSSSSPSSSNLKDKTVAVPDQKPNSEEESQTKLVEEEKRMTGQEMDPTRMLYGLPVGDPRFTSLLGADVGISYETGSNWYPGIHLGLGPGIPRDD